A portion of the Bradyrhizobium sp. 195 genome contains these proteins:
- a CDS encoding GNAT family N-acetyltransferase gives MMKPASYQAGDCDDRAAVLVPFARSHLEGALKLSQEMSWPYRLEDWDVALQLGKGFVLERGGTVIGTAAWWPYGETHASAGLIIVAKTAQGRGYGARLMDALLTSARPRSIALNSTAEGQALYQRRGFVPIGVIHQHQGIPRGRHEPPPLKLVRPMAASDFEVVMRLDRDATGLERRQMLEKLLHSGNGYVLQRDGIAGGYAISRLFGRGHVIGPVVAETSTDAQALIEAALARLGSVFVRIDTSATSQLGDWLERIGLEQVGDATTMILGTPASSSGPAHVFAIPNQSFG, from the coding sequence ATGATGAAGCCCGCATCTTACCAGGCCGGAGATTGCGACGATCGAGCCGCGGTGCTGGTTCCATTCGCCAGATCGCACCTGGAGGGCGCCCTGAAGCTCTCGCAGGAGATGTCCTGGCCGTATCGGCTCGAGGATTGGGATGTCGCGCTGCAGTTGGGCAAAGGCTTTGTTCTGGAACGCGGGGGGACGGTGATCGGGACCGCGGCGTGGTGGCCGTACGGCGAGACTCACGCTTCCGCAGGCCTGATCATTGTCGCAAAGACCGCGCAGGGCCGTGGCTATGGGGCCCGGCTCATGGATGCGTTGCTGACGTCCGCGCGTCCACGAAGCATTGCGCTGAATTCAACCGCGGAAGGCCAGGCGCTTTACCAGCGGCGCGGTTTCGTCCCCATCGGGGTCATCCACCAGCATCAAGGAATTCCCAGAGGACGTCATGAGCCGCCGCCGCTCAAGCTCGTCAGGCCAATGGCTGCCTCGGATTTCGAGGTGGTCATGCGACTCGATCGCGACGCAACGGGCTTGGAGAGACGACAGATGCTCGAAAAGCTGCTCCACAGCGGTAATGGCTATGTCCTGCAGCGCGACGGCATTGCAGGCGGCTACGCCATCTCCCGGCTTTTCGGCCGCGGGCATGTTATCGGTCCTGTCGTCGCCGAAACCTCGACCGATGCACAGGCGCTGATCGAGGCTGCGCTCGCGCGGCTCGGCAGTGTTTTTGTCCGCATCGACACCTCTGCCACATCGCAGCTCGGGGATTGGCTCGAAAGGATCGGCCTGGAGCAGGTCGGTGACGCCACCACCATGATCTTGGGCACGCCGGCGTCGTCGAGCGGGCCGGCGCACGTGTTTGCGATTCCCAATCAGTCGTTCGGCTAG
- a CDS encoding alanine racemase has product MSGTDHQSSETAATLGTLATPALLLDEHRLDRNLARLSSRMAARGVVLRPHMKTGKSIDVARRAYPSGPGPITVSTLAEAEYFARHGFGDMTYAVGLAPHTAERAMRLRKAGVDLKVLLDSPEQARMLGAAGRAAGVTPTAFIEIDCDGHRGGLTANDPKLIAVAVALGEAGVRLAGVLTHAGESYSLFTPEALVAAAENERAVAVAAAEALRVAGHQCPIVSVGSTPTAHFAEDLTGVTEMRAGVYMFFDLVMHGVGVCTTDDIAISVLATVIGTKPEKGWILVDAGWMALSRDRGTAAQRVDQGYGLVCDLSGKVYPDLIVAQASQEHGILAMRSASTQALPHLPIGARVRILPNHACAAASQHDSYNVVSAGSDAIHARWPRMRGW; this is encoded by the coding sequence ATGAGCGGAACGGATCACCAGAGCTCCGAGACGGCTGCAACGCTCGGCACGCTGGCAACGCCGGCTCTGCTGCTCGACGAGCATCGACTCGATCGCAATCTCGCCCGCCTGTCCTCGCGCATGGCGGCGCGGGGCGTCGTGCTGCGTCCCCACATGAAAACCGGCAAATCCATCGACGTGGCCCGACGGGCCTATCCGTCCGGACCGGGGCCGATCACTGTCTCTACCCTGGCGGAAGCCGAGTATTTCGCGCGGCACGGTTTTGGCGACATGACTTATGCGGTGGGTCTGGCGCCCCACACAGCTGAAAGAGCAATGCGTCTGCGCAAAGCAGGCGTTGACCTCAAGGTACTGCTCGATTCGCCAGAGCAGGCAAGAATGCTCGGCGCCGCCGGTCGTGCCGCTGGTGTGACACCGACCGCGTTCATCGAGATCGACTGCGATGGTCACCGCGGCGGGCTGACCGCGAACGATCCAAAGCTCATTGCAGTCGCGGTCGCGCTGGGCGAGGCCGGCGTCAGGCTTGCCGGCGTTCTCACCCATGCCGGCGAATCCTACAGCCTGTTCACGCCCGAGGCTCTCGTCGCGGCCGCGGAGAATGAGAGAGCGGTGGCGGTTGCCGCGGCGGAGGCCTTGCGGGTGGCCGGGCACCAATGCCCCATCGTGAGCGTCGGCTCGACCCCGACCGCGCATTTCGCCGAAGACCTGACCGGCGTCACGGAAATGCGGGCTGGCGTCTACATGTTCTTCGATCTGGTGATGCACGGCGTCGGTGTCTGCACGACCGACGACATCGCGATCTCGGTTCTTGCCACAGTGATCGGCACCAAGCCGGAGAAGGGGTGGATCCTGGTCGATGCGGGGTGGATGGCGCTCTCGCGCGACCGCGGCACCGCGGCGCAGCGGGTTGATCAGGGCTATGGTCTCGTCTGCGATCTCTCCGGCAAAGTCTATCCCGACCTGATCGTCGCCCAGGCAAGCCAGGAGCACGGCATCCTCGCGATGAGATCGGCATCGACACAAGCTTTGCCGCATCTCCCGATCGGCGCGAGAGTCAGGATCCTGCCCAATCATGCTTGCGCGGCGGCGTCGCAGCACGACTCGTACAACGTCGTCTCCGCCGGCAGCGACGCGATTCACGCCCGATGGCCCCGGATGCGCGGCTGGTAG
- a CDS encoding aldehyde dehydrogenase family protein: MTSPLRHLTEAGFIGKFYIDGEWRKPIGSVRAAATVVNPATEQPIADVALGDDDDVDCAIVAARRAFASWSMTPPAERAALLDRVHGLLLERLELFAQALTCEMGAAITYARRAQVPLAAEHIRVARDNLATYPFITPRGSTAILREAIGVCGLITPWNWPLYQITAKVGPAIAAGCTVVLKPSELSPLSALLFAEVMDDADCPPGVFNLVNGTGPIVGARLASHPQVDMISITGSTRAGVLVAQAAARTVKRVAQELGGKSPNVILPDADLNRAVSLGVGAAFRNLGQSCSAPTRMLVSRSQLEKVEILAAAAASELVVGDPLAESTTHGPIANRPQFERVQTMIGVGLEEGAKLVIGGPGRPGDLQIGFYARPTIFSNVRPDMRIAQEEIFGPVLSIIPYDTVDEAIAIANDTVYGLGAHVQGTDMERVRAVARQIQSGQVHLNHPDWDPNAPFGGYKRSGNGREYGIEGMEEYLETKSVLGFYR; this comes from the coding sequence ATGACCTCGCCCCTTCGACACCTGACGGAAGCAGGCTTCATCGGAAAATTCTACATCGACGGTGAATGGCGGAAGCCGATCGGATCAGTCAGGGCAGCAGCAACCGTCGTCAATCCGGCGACGGAGCAGCCGATCGCTGACGTCGCGCTCGGCGATGACGATGACGTGGACTGCGCCATCGTAGCCGCGAGACGAGCCTTCGCCAGCTGGTCCATGACCCCGCCTGCCGAGAGAGCGGCGCTGCTCGATCGGGTCCATGGCTTGCTGCTCGAGCGGCTTGAGCTGTTCGCGCAAGCCCTCACCTGCGAGATGGGAGCCGCCATCACCTACGCGCGTCGAGCCCAGGTGCCGCTGGCCGCCGAACATATCCGCGTCGCGCGCGACAATCTCGCAACCTATCCGTTCATCACCCCGCGCGGCAGCACCGCGATCTTGCGGGAGGCGATCGGCGTGTGCGGTCTCATCACGCCATGGAACTGGCCACTTTATCAGATCACCGCAAAGGTGGGCCCGGCGATCGCAGCCGGCTGCACGGTGGTGTTGAAGCCGAGCGAATTGTCGCCGCTGAGCGCCTTGCTGTTCGCCGAGGTGATGGACGATGCCGATTGTCCGCCCGGCGTCTTCAACCTCGTCAATGGAACAGGTCCGATCGTGGGCGCTCGTCTAGCGTCGCATCCGCAGGTGGACATGATCTCGATCACCGGCTCGACGCGGGCTGGCGTTCTCGTCGCGCAAGCGGCAGCGCGCACCGTCAAGCGCGTTGCCCAGGAGCTCGGCGGCAAGTCGCCGAACGTCATCTTGCCGGACGCCGATCTCAACCGGGCTGTTTCGCTTGGCGTCGGCGCAGCCTTCCGCAATCTCGGCCAATCCTGCAGCGCTCCGACGCGCATGCTTGTGTCCCGCTCACAGCTGGAGAAGGTCGAGATCCTGGCGGCGGCGGCCGCTTCTGAACTGGTGGTGGGCGATCCGCTTGCGGAAAGCACGACCCATGGCCCGATCGCCAACCGGCCGCAGTTCGAGCGAGTGCAGACCATGATCGGTGTCGGCCTGGAAGAAGGCGCCAAGCTCGTCATCGGCGGGCCCGGGCGGCCCGGCGACCTGCAGATTGGCTTCTATGCGCGGCCGACCATCTTCTCGAACGTCCGTCCCGACATGAGGATCGCGCAGGAGGAGATATTCGGCCCGGTGCTGTCGATCATTCCCTACGACACCGTGGACGAGGCGATCGCGATCGCCAACGACACCGTCTACGGTCTCGGCGCACACGTGCAGGGCACTGATATGGAAAGGGTGCGAGCCGTCGCCAGGCAGATCCAGTCGGGGCAAGTGCATCTCAACCATCCCGACTGGGACCCCAACGCACCTTTCGGCGGCTACAAGCGCTCCGGCAACGGTCGCGAATACGGCATCGAGGGCATGGAGGAATATCTTGAGACCAAGTCCGTTCTCGGATTTTATCGATGA
- a CDS encoding phosphotransferase enzyme family protein: MNAGSHQKPLSSPGIETPVIATVDQLSCASASTETYFRAAAAVLAMRSDSSGPDISAALLKLHYGVTGSIATLSSEIERTVEVNIPGGRRCILKTSTRPEAVDSFRFQASALAGLEEAVGFAAPAVLRTSSGELMFEEEGVCGFLQTRLEGIPLHKVIRTPDLLFRTGRALALLDLALAQVRVPAAHRPVLWHVGCWSRLMELAPYLPSGSVADCVRAAMAEYLEFVEPQISNVVWQVTHNDPSPFNMIVTGRGLGFIDFGDGCWSPRIQDLAIAASHFVSDPSLPLGGAEHLIGGYASVIALSPLEASLLVALMRARQSALILVNYWRAHLFPADAQYIKKNVARAEHGLSILAPLDVAMGEAAVLTAVSSSSP, encoded by the coding sequence ATGAATGCTGGCAGTCACCAGAAGCCGCTTTCAAGCCCAGGCATAGAAACACCCGTGATTGCAACAGTCGACCAGCTTTCTTGCGCGTCAGCTTCAACCGAAACCTATTTTCGCGCAGCCGCCGCAGTCTTGGCCATGCGGTCCGACTCCTCCGGACCGGACATATCCGCGGCGCTGCTGAAGCTTCACTACGGAGTGACCGGCTCGATCGCGACGTTGTCCTCTGAGATCGAGCGCACCGTTGAGGTCAACATCCCGGGCGGCCGCCGGTGCATCCTGAAGACGTCGACCAGACCGGAGGCTGTCGACAGCTTCCGCTTCCAGGCCTCGGCCTTGGCAGGCTTGGAGGAGGCTGTGGGCTTCGCTGCACCCGCAGTGCTGCGCACGAGCAGCGGGGAATTGATGTTTGAGGAAGAAGGCGTATGCGGGTTCCTGCAAACCCGGCTCGAGGGCATTCCGCTACACAAGGTCATTCGCACTCCCGACCTGCTATTTCGGACTGGACGCGCCCTCGCGCTGCTTGACTTAGCGCTTGCGCAAGTCAGGGTGCCTGCAGCCCATCGGCCGGTTCTTTGGCATGTCGGGTGCTGGTCGCGCCTGATGGAACTAGCGCCGTATCTGCCAAGCGGGAGCGTCGCCGATTGCGTTCGCGCCGCCATGGCCGAGTATCTGGAGTTTGTTGAGCCACAAATCTCGAACGTCGTCTGGCAGGTCACCCATAACGATCCCAGTCCGTTCAATATGATTGTGACTGGCCGGGGTCTGGGCTTCATCGATTTTGGCGACGGCTGCTGGAGCCCCAGGATTCAGGATCTGGCGATCGCAGCAAGCCACTTCGTATCAGATCCGTCCCTTCCTCTCGGCGGCGCCGAACATCTCATTGGCGGCTACGCCTCTGTCATCGCGCTTTCGCCGCTCGAAGCAAGTCTCCTCGTCGCACTGATGCGGGCGCGACAAAGCGCATTGATCTTGGTCAATTACTGGCGCGCCCACCTTTTTCCAGCCGACGCCCAGTACATCAAGAAGAACGTCGCGCGTGCCGAGCACGGTCTTTCGATCCTGGCGCCTCTCGATGTCGCAATGGGGGAGGCGGCAGTCCTGACGGCAGTATCGTCGTCCTCACCGTGA